GTTCATCGGCGCCGACAAACTCGTCGACACAGCGAAAGCGCTCGGCATCACAAGCAGATTGAAAGCAGTGCCGTCGTTGGCGCTCGGCACCTCGCCCGTGAAAGTGATCGACATGGTGGCCGCGTACAGCACGCTGGCCAACTACGGCAAACAAACCGAACCGGTGTTTATTCAAAAAGTCGTGGATGCAAACGGAAACGTGCTATATGAACATAAGCCGGAGAGCCGGCAAGTGCTCGACCGCGACGCGGCGTTTGTGACGACCCATTTAATGACCGGGATGTTCGACCCGAAGTTAAACGGCTATACAACCGTCACCGGGCAGTCAATCATCGATGACATCACGCGTCCGTACGCCGGCAAGTCGGGAACGACGAAAACGGACAGTTGGATGATCGGGTTCGCCCCGCAACTAGTCGCCGGCGTCTGGACCGGCTACGATCGCGGAGAAACGATGGATCGTCCTGCGGAAAGGCAATATGCCAAACAAATATGGGTTCACTTTATGGAACAAAGCCTCGCTGGCGAACCGAAAAAATCGTTCAAACCGACCAAAGGCGTCATCGGCGTCTACATCGACCCGCAAAACGGCAAGCTGGCCACCGACTCCTGTCCGGTGAAACGAAAAACGTACTATCTCATCGGTACAGAACCGACCGACTATTGCACCGACCATTTGGAAAAGAAAAAGAAGAAAAAAGAAGACAATCAAAGCTGGTTCGAGAAATGGTTCCCATGGTTTTAAACAAGAAAATCCCCTGCGTGCATACGCAGGGGATTTTCTTGTCCTAGTTTTCCTGTGTTATACATGTAGATTTAGTTTATCCTTTTTTTCAAACAAGAACAAGCCCTTGCCCATATCTTTTCACAAAACCGTCACATTTCCACTTCCAAATCTTGTTTCAGCTTGTCGCTCGAACGGTTCCACATCCCGATGTCATGCCCTTTCAAAAAGTCGGCGAGCACCCGTTTTGATTTCGCGTCCATATGATCGACAATAATGTGCCGCTTTAGCGATTTATCGAGCCGGTTCACATGTTCCGGCAATAACTTATAGCCGCGGCGCGCCTCACGGTCGATCGTCATTTCGCACGCCGTCACCCCGGCGTAATACGGGCCGTCCTCGCGTCGTTCAATCGTCACCCAGACGATCCAATACGGCTTGCCGTTTGGCACGGCGGAACGGTCGGGCAAAAACTTGATGCCGCGCTCGACGGCGCTGCGCGCATGCATCGCCCCCATATCGACGAACGCTTCGCCCGCTTCGACGTCAATGATGACCGGCGAAACGTTTTCTAAGCTCAACGCCCCGGCGCCAAAGCCGCGGTGCCCGTCGGTCGGATCGTCTTTGATGATATTAAAGCCGATGTTTTTTTTCTTTTTTTGCTCCATTCCGCTTGTTCCTCCTTCCTTACATAAACAAATTGGCGACCAACGACTGCAAGTTTTCCAATACAAACGGCAGCGCCACTTGAAACACCGGCTCAATCGTATAGCGGTCAAGCGGCGTGAGCACAAGGATGAGAAAAATGAGCGCCCCGTAGCTTTCCCATTGCGTCATTTTCGCCCGCAGCCCATCCGGGGCCAAGTCTTCAATAATACGATACCCATCAAGCGGCGGAAACGGCAATAAATTAAACAAAAACAAGACAGCGTTCAAGCTGATAAAAATTTGGAAAAACAGATCAAACCCGGCCGCAAACCAATCTGGCAGCGCCCGCATGAGGCCGAAATCGATCATCGCGTACCAAATGACAAATCCAAGCGCGGCAAGCACGAGGTTGCTCAGCGGTCCGGCAACCGACACGAGAATGCCGGCAAGGCGCGGATTTTTGAAATAAAAGCGATTGACTGGCACCGGGCGCGCCCAGCCAAACCCTGCGAGAAAGATAAGCAGGGTGCCAAGCAAATCCAAATGGGCAAACGGTGATAACGTCAGCCGCCCTTGATTTTTCGCCGTCGGATCGCCGAACTTGTAAGCAACGTAGGCATGGGCGAACTCATGCACGGAAAATGCTAACGCCAGCGTCAAGAGCACGTACGGAATTTCACTTAACGAATACGGCAAAATTCGATCCACTTCATAAACTCCTTTTCCCTATATTCACTATCTTTAGTATACATGATTAGCAGAAAAAAGTGGACTGAACTTCCTCATCCCGTGGTATAATAAGCGCGACAGCACTCGACAATGAAATGGGGGGACAACCGTGCCGTACGTAACGATCAAGATGCTCGCCGGCCGCACGGATGAACAGAAGAAAGCGCTTGTTGAAAAAGTGACGGACGCCGTCGTCGAGACGACAGGGGCGAAACGGGAGAGCGTTGTCGTATTCATTGAAGAAATGACGAAAGACCATTATGCGATCGCCGGAAAACGGCTGAGCGATGCGGAGTAACAAACAGGGGGGCGCCATCAGGCGTCCCCGTTGCTTTTTGGAATAAAAACGAATATTATTATAGTTGTCTTTCATATTGTTCGCCTTTAGGAGGTTGCCTATGATTCGTCTTCCGCACCATGCCAGCAATCGCAAAACGGAATTTCTCGCTGGCCTGACGACTTTTTTCACCATGGTGTACATCATCGTCGTCAATCCGGTCATCTTATCAGATGCCGGCGTCCCGTTTGAACAGGCGTTCACCGCCACCGTCATCGCGACCGTCGTCGGCACGCTATGGATGGCCATCTTTGCCAACTATCCGATCGCCATCGCGCCCGGCATGGGGCTGAACGCCTATTTCGCCTATTCCGTCGTCGGCTCGCACGGCGGCATTTCGTACGAAACCGCGTTTTCCGCCGTGTTTGTGGCAGGAATGTTGTTTTTGCTGCTGTCGCTCACCCCGCTCCGCAGCAAGCTGATCGAAGTGATCCCCGACAGCTTAAAACACGGCATCACCGCTGGCATCGGGCTGTTTATCGCCTTTATCGGCCTGCGGCTGACCGGAATCATCCAAGCCCATCCGCAAAATTTGGTCGCGCTTGGCGACTTGCATGCCCCGTCGGCCGTGTTGACGCTCATCGGCCTGGCGGTGACGCTCATTCTGATGATGCGCGGCGTCAACGGCGCCCTGTTTTACGGCATGGTCGTCACCGGCATCATCGCCTATGCGACCGGGCAACTTCACTTTGACAAAGGCATCGTCTCGCTGCCGTCGCTGCCAGAAGGGCTGATCATTACCAATCCATTCGCGGCCATCGGGGACGTCATCGGCCATAGTTTGTACGCGGTCGTCTTCTCCTTTTTGCTCGTCACACTCTTTGATACGACCGGCACAATGATCGGCGTCGCCCAGCAAGCCGGACTGATGAAAGGGAACACGCTGCCGCGCGCCCGCGAGGCGCTGTTGGCAGACTCGGTCGCGACGACCATCGGCGCCATGTTTGGCACAAGCCCGACATCAGCGTACATCGAGTCATCAACCGGCGTCGCCGCTGGCGGACGCACCGGCTGGACGGCGCTCGCCGTCGCTGTCCTGTTTGTCATCGCGGCCTTTTTCAGCCCGCTGGTCGGCGCGGTCGCCGGGTTATCGGCCATCACCGCCCCGGCGCTCATCATCGTCGGGAGCTTGATGATCAGCAATATCGCCCATATTTCGTGGCATCAGCTCGACGAGGCGTTCCCGGCCTTTCTCATCATCTTAAGCATGCCGCTCACCTCCAGCATCGCGACCGGCATCGCGCTCGGCTTCATCTCGTACCCGCTCTTAAAAATCGCCCGCGGCCGCTGGCGCGATGTGCCGTTGCTGCTGTACGTGCTGGCGGTGCTGTTCTTTTTGCAGCTGGCGTTTTTGCCGCATTAACCAAAAAGAAGAAGGAGGTGTCCCAAAAGGATCGGGACACCCTCTTTCGTCTCTATATATACGCACTAACCGCTTCTTTCGCACTATATTTTGTGTCTATCCTGAAGACAGACGGCTTTTTGGGTCAGCCCCTTTTCGTCTATGGCCAACTGATGATACGTTGAAGCAGCTTTTTCCGCCCGCCTACACGCGAGTTTTGTTGTGGCATCGGCTGCGCAGCGCCTCAATGTACGCGTACGCCTCATCGATTTCTTCTTCCGTATAGCGCTGCTTGCTTTTTAACACCGCAATTTTCTCTTTCACTTCGTCTTTCGGCAAATGTTCAAAATAAAGTACGGTGGACACAAGTTCCAAAAAACGGGCATTTTGTTCGTTCATCGCTTGCATGCATTCGGCAAGACCCGGCATGTCCCAGTCATAATGGCGCAAAAACTGTTCGCCCGCTTCGGTCAATGTATAGCGATATTGCATATAACCGCTCTTTTTCTCTTTCACTTCATGCAAAAAGCCGAGCGCGCACAGCTCTTCGATGCGGCATGTCAGCTCTTCCGAATACGGGCCGTAAAAGTGGAAATCGAATTTCTCGTAAAACGGAAAGTCGAGCTTTTTCGCGATGTAGATCATTTTTTGCAGCTTTTTGCGGCCGGCAATTTCCCCGGCGGCCGCCAACGCCTTCATTACTTTCGCATGCTCTGTGAGCACTCTCCGTCATCTCCTAACCCTTTAAAATTTCCATAATCTTTTTCTTCACTGTCCGCTTCGTCGACAAGTCTTCCAGGAAATCAGCTGGGAAATACAGCTTATGGTCGGTGCGCCGTTTCCCGGAAATGGCGTCAACGAGCACCGATTCGCGCGACAGCTCGCGAAGCTCCCCGTTTGGCATCAACAAATAAATCGGCAGGCGTTCGCCTTCTTCTCCCGGCCGATAGAAGTCGTACGGCAAATCGGACGAGGAATCGACAACCAAATAATAGTCCGGGTCAATCCCTGCTTTTTGAAACAAACCGGTCAGCTCAATGAGCTTCGCCATTTGCTCGTTCGTCGGATGGAACTCCGTATATTTGAACAGGCGGCGGCGGACAAACCGCTGGCACAGATCGCTTAAAATCGGATCCCGTTCGTATTGCCATTGCTGGAAGTAAAACAAGATGACTGCCTCATCCAGCGCCAAGTAATCGCCAAGCGGCGCGTTTCCCGCAAAAAACGACAAAAAGTGAACCGGCTTCGTCTGAAAACGATACCCCTCTTCATACAGCTTTTTCGCCCGATGCAAAATTTTCGTC
Above is a window of Geobacillus thermoleovorans DNA encoding:
- a CDS encoding YwhD family protein produces the protein MEQKKKKNIGFNIIKDDPTDGHRGFGAGALSLENVSPVIIDVEAGEAFVDMGAMHARSAVERGIKFLPDRSAVPNGKPYWIVWVTIERREDGPYYAGVTACEMTIDREARRGYKLLPEHVNRLDKSLKRHIIVDHMDAKSKRVLADFLKGHDIGMWNRSSDKLKQDLEVEM
- a CDS encoding site-2 protease family protein, whose protein sequence is MDRILPYSLSEIPYVLLTLALAFSVHEFAHAYVAYKFGDPTAKNQGRLTLSPFAHLDLLGTLLIFLAGFGWARPVPVNRFYFKNPRLAGILVSVAGPLSNLVLAALGFVIWYAMIDFGLMRALPDWFAAGFDLFFQIFISLNAVLFLFNLLPFPPLDGYRIIEDLAPDGLRAKMTQWESYGALIFLILVLTPLDRYTIEPVFQVALPFVLENLQSLVANLFM
- a CDS encoding NCS2 family permease, yielding MIRLPHHASNRKTEFLAGLTTFFTMVYIIVVNPVILSDAGVPFEQAFTATVIATVVGTLWMAIFANYPIAIAPGMGLNAYFAYSVVGSHGGISYETAFSAVFVAGMLFLLLSLTPLRSKLIEVIPDSLKHGITAGIGLFIAFIGLRLTGIIQAHPQNLVALGDLHAPSAVLTLIGLAVTLILMMRGVNGALFYGMVVTGIIAYATGQLHFDKGIVSLPSLPEGLIITNPFAAIGDVIGHSLYAVVFSFLLVTLFDTTGTMIGVAQQAGLMKGNTLPRAREALLADSVATTIGAMFGTSPTSAYIESSTGVAAGGRTGWTALAVAVLFVIAAFFSPLVGAVAGLSAITAPALIIVGSLMISNIAHISWHQLDEAFPAFLIILSMPLTSSIATGIALGFISYPLLKIARGRWRDVPLLLYVLAVLFFLQLAFLPH
- a CDS encoding 2-hydroxymuconate tautomerase, translating into MPYVTIKMLAGRTDEQKKALVEKVTDAVVETTGAKRESVVVFIEEMTKDHYAIAGKRLSDAE
- a CDS encoding YwgA family protein, with amino-acid sequence MLTEHAKVMKALAAAGEIAGRKKLQKMIYIAKKLDFPFYEKFDFHFYGPYSEELTCRIEELCALGFLHEVKEKKSGYMQYRYTLTEAGEQFLRHYDWDMPGLAECMQAMNEQNARFLELVSTVLYFEHLPKDEVKEKIAVLKSKQRYTEEEIDEAYAYIEALRSRCHNKTRV